GGTTGAGCGCGAGCCGCTCCCAGACGATGGACCCAGACCCATGACCGATCCCGCCCTCTGCATCCCCGTGCTCGCCTCTCTCGATCTGGCGGAAAGCCAGCGCTTCTATGAAAGCCGGCTTGGCTTCGCCGGCGAGGCCTATGGGAATTATCTGATCGTCCGGCGCAACCGGATGGAGATCCATTTCTGGCTGGCCGATGACCGGCGCTATCCGGAACACACCTCGTGCTATATACGCGGCGGCGAAATCCTGGATCTGTATACGGAATTCGCCGCCCATGGCGTGCCCGGCCTGTCGCCGATCGAGGACAAGCCCTGGGGGATGACCGAGTTTCACATCATCGACCCCCATGGCAACCTGCTGCGCTTCGGCGGCTCGACCCGCGAATTGCACGCCTGATCTCAACGATCCAGCCTGAGCATCAGCGGTCCAACCCGGGCTTCAGCGCTCCAGCATGTCCCGCACCCGATAGGCCGCGATCATCGCCGAGGCATAAAGCGGGTGCAGGTCGTGCACCGGCATCGGCCGGATCGTGCTGAGGCTCAGCGGCAGCGGCTTTGCGCTGTCGAGCAGATGGGCGCCGATCGCCCCGCCGAGCGCGCTGGCCATGGCGACACCCCGGCCATTATAGCCCAGCGCCATGGTGACACCCGGCGCCGGCTGATGGATATGCGGCAGGTGATCGCGGGTCATCGCCACCCGCCCCGCCCAGCGGAAATCGATCGGCAGCGAGCGGGTCTCAGGGAAGAAGCCATGCAGGGCGGCGTCGATCCGGTGATAGTCGGTGGCACCGCGCGGATCGGTGAAGGCGCCGCGCCCGCCCATCATCAGCCGTCCCTCCGGCCCGATCCGGAAATAATTGGCGATCCGCCGGCTGTCGGAGACCACGCTGCGCGCGGGCAGGATGCGGGCAAGCTGGTCGGCATCGAGCGGCGCCGTCGCCACCTGAATGCTGTTGGCCGGGATCACCGTCGCCTTCAACCCCGGCCACAGCCGGCCGGTATAGCCGTTGGTTGCCACCACCACCTGACCGGCCCGCACGCTCGCACCATTATCGAAGCCGATGGTCCAGCCGTCATCGGCACGA
Above is a genomic segment from Tistrella bauzanensis containing:
- a CDS encoding NAD(P)/FAD-dependent oxidoreductase, with protein sequence MPSSAIIRPVPSVWAATAAPGPDLPAIAGAQQADVAIIGAGFTGLTAALALAGGGASVIVADTVEPGYGASGRNGGQVIPGLKYDPDTLDAMFGPETTAFVGGTADVVFRLVQTYGIDCDPIRGGWIQASVKHAHLPALERRMAQWRARGADVAMLDAGAMAARTGGTGFVGGWIDHRGGSVHPLNYARGLARAALAAGVRMFREAEAVSLVRADDGWTIGFDNGASVRAGQVVVATNGYTGRLWPGLKATVIPANSIQVATAPLDADQLARILPARSVVSDSRRIANYFRIGPEGRLMMGGRGAFTDPRGATDYHRIDAALHGFFPETRSLPIDFRWAGRVAMTRDHLPHIHQPAPGVTMALGYNGRGVAMASALGGAIGAHLLDSAKPLPLSLSTIRPMPVHDLHPLYASAMIAAYRVRDMLER
- a CDS encoding bleomycin resistance protein encodes the protein MTDPALCIPVLASLDLAESQRFYESRLGFAGEAYGNYLIVRRNRMEIHFWLADDRRYPEHTSCYIRGGEILDLYTEFAAHGVPGLSPIEDKPWGMTEFHIIDPHGNLLRFGGSTRELHA